One Brachybacterium aquaticum genomic region harbors:
- a CDS encoding DUF349 domain-containing protein produces the protein MSESETPLPASTPADPATAPSDEAAVAQSSDPVADPAPQSPAPEEAADEAPAADEVPAAEEAPATEEAPAADATPSAGSDEESASANSAPAEAAPAEAAPAAAKPTPRAPGAPRPRPAAPSPAALAAKKPSAALLPVAPPVTEYDPEQIAAAKAFGAVAEDGSVTVQDGTQVRTIGTSTEADHDAALEPFAKAYLDLVAFLDLTQTTLNAPEHTQNELNRLLENLRKNMKEPQVVGDIPALRARAAELREQAKEKIRALEAKRAEGREAATQRRTEFVESIEALVATDPEQLSWKSAGETMRQMVPTWKQMQSEDVALDRPTEEALWKRLSTARASFDRMRKQFFSQLDERHGEAAKVKEELIARAEAMQDSTDWGPTVRAYKDLMDEWRNAPRGSRKKDDAQWKRFKAAQDAFFQARNADLHETEAEQRKNLEAKEALLVEAEAIDPGTDLEGAKKALRSVQDRWEEAGKVPRGDMRRVDDRLRAVERAVKDAEQAEWRRTDPRTKARVEGASSQLHSAIASYEEALEKARAGGDPKKIAEAEAALEARKEWLAVIERSARDLG, from the coding sequence GTGAGCGAGTCCGAGACTCCCCTCCCCGCCTCGACCCCCGCCGACCCGGCGACCGCGCCGAGCGACGAGGCCGCCGTCGCGCAGTCCTCCGACCCGGTCGCGGACCCGGCCCCCCAGAGCCCGGCGCCCGAGGAGGCGGCCGACGAAGCTCCCGCGGCCGACGAGGTTCCCGCGGCGGAGGAAGCGCCCGCGACCGAGGAAGCGCCTGCGGCCGACGCGACTCCGTCGGCCGGTTCCGACGAGGAGTCCGCGTCGGCCAATTCCGCGCCCGCTGAAGCCGCACCCGCAGAGGCGGCGCCCGCCGCCGCGAAGCCGACCCCGCGCGCTCCCGGCGCGCCGCGCCCCCGCCCGGCCGCGCCCTCCCCCGCCGCGCTCGCCGCGAAGAAGCCCAGTGCCGCGCTGCTGCCGGTCGCCCCGCCGGTCACCGAGTACGACCCCGAGCAGATCGCCGCGGCGAAGGCCTTCGGTGCGGTCGCCGAGGACGGCTCCGTCACCGTGCAGGACGGCACCCAGGTGCGCACCATCGGCACGTCCACCGAGGCGGACCACGACGCGGCGCTCGAGCCCTTCGCGAAGGCCTATCTGGACCTGGTCGCGTTCCTGGATCTCACCCAGACCACGCTGAACGCTCCCGAGCACACCCAGAACGAGCTCAACCGTCTGCTCGAGAACCTGCGCAAGAACATGAAGGAGCCGCAGGTCGTCGGCGACATCCCGGCGCTGCGCGCTCGCGCGGCCGAGCTGCGCGAGCAGGCCAAGGAGAAGATCCGCGCCCTCGAGGCGAAGCGGGCCGAGGGTCGCGAGGCCGCGACCCAGCGCCGCACCGAGTTCGTGGAGTCCATCGAGGCGCTGGTCGCCACCGATCCCGAGCAGCTCTCCTGGAAGAGCGCCGGGGAGACCATGCGCCAGATGGTGCCGACCTGGAAGCAGATGCAGTCCGAGGACGTCGCCCTGGACCGGCCCACCGAGGAGGCGCTGTGGAAGCGGCTCTCGACGGCCCGCGCCTCCTTCGACCGCATGCGCAAGCAGTTCTTCTCCCAGCTCGACGAGCGCCACGGCGAGGCCGCCAAGGTCAAGGAGGAGCTGATCGCCCGCGCCGAGGCGATGCAGGACTCCACCGACTGGGGCCCCACGGTCCGCGCCTACAAGGACCTCATGGACGAGTGGCGCAATGCCCCGCGCGGCAGCCGCAAGAAGGACGACGCCCAGTGGAAGCGGTTCAAGGCCGCCCAGGACGCGTTCTTCCAGGCCCGCAACGCCGACCTCCACGAGACAGAGGCGGAGCAGCGCAAGAACCTCGAGGCCAAGGAGGCCCTGCTGGTCGAGGCTGAGGCCATCGACCCGGGCACGGACCTCGAGGGCGCGAAGAAGGCGCTGCGCTCGGTCCAGGACCGCTGGGAGGAGGCCGGCAAGGTGCCGCGCGGGGACATGCGCCGCGTCGACGACCGCCTCCGCGCCGTGGAGCGGGCGGTGAAGGACGCCGAGCAGGCCGAGTGGCGCCGCACCGATCCGCGGACCAAGGCCCGCGTCGAGGGCGCGTCCTCGCAGCTGCACTCCGCGATCGCCTCGTACGAAGAGGCGCTCGAGAAGGCCCGCGCCGGCGGCGATCCGAAGAAGATCGCCGAGGCCGAGGCCGCGCTCGAAGCCCGCAAGGAGTGGCTGGCCGTCATCGAGCGCTCCGCCCGCGACCTGGGCTGA